One window of Acidobacteriaceae bacterium genomic DNA carries:
- a CDS encoding chloride channel protein yields MKRNKLLAHPLLRKYLPLVHEDLTSVYSRDLQKWLLVAPIIGLTTGLAITGIAALLLGKLWPTVLNYYLGHHWAIVPGLVLAFAVTGLIMQYLTPNPNEHSTEEVIRSYHEHEGDIDVRPFAAKILAAITCVGFGGSAALEGPSIYGGAAIGSWLWTKLRRFRFTNRDRRIMLICGAAAGMSAVFRAPLTGIVFALEMPYRDDLAHEALVPSLIASVVSYVTLGAFLGSAPLFDFPRAVNYHRNDLYWSALLGLLVGLVAMAFVVTFRRVRIFFVNWNVPHWSKLALGGLLTGLCGVLFLHIYGGSLVPIGPNYEAVGDILNRTHSSSQLLAFSGFKLTATIATLASGGVSAMFVPLFLTGGALGTAFAQSIVHSPALELYAAVGMASFISAGYKTPLAAVVFVAEATGGHAFIIPALIGAAVAYAVSGDASASGDQRLHETTKASPLRYIPVSEIMQQHVISAPADLTIGEFVKMLSPDVQHEAFPVIEDKKLLGTVNPLCITRIAPDQWMHTALREVVDQRVGTITPDTDVMEALRLLTAEHRRPMLLVVASGGEIKGIVTKTDILQVLNDQEATSHHKDHAVRSSSEESSPELI; encoded by the coding sequence ATGAAAAGAAACAAACTGTTAGCCCATCCACTTCTTCGCAAGTACCTTCCGCTGGTCCACGAAGACCTTACATCGGTTTACTCGCGCGATCTGCAGAAATGGCTTCTTGTCGCCCCTATCATTGGTCTCACTACGGGGCTGGCCATCACGGGCATCGCCGCGCTTCTTCTCGGCAAGCTCTGGCCTACGGTACTCAACTACTACCTGGGCCATCATTGGGCGATCGTTCCCGGCCTGGTACTCGCGTTCGCGGTAACCGGCCTCATCATGCAGTACCTGACGCCCAACCCCAACGAGCACTCAACCGAAGAGGTCATCCGCTCCTATCACGAGCATGAGGGCGACATCGACGTTCGTCCCTTCGCGGCGAAGATTCTGGCAGCGATAACCTGCGTCGGATTCGGCGGCAGTGCTGCTCTCGAAGGTCCAAGCATCTATGGCGGCGCGGCGATCGGTTCATGGCTATGGACAAAGCTCCGGCGTTTCCGCTTCACCAATCGCGACCGCCGCATCATGCTTATCTGCGGTGCGGCAGCCGGCATGTCCGCCGTGTTCCGCGCGCCGCTCACAGGTATCGTCTTCGCGCTGGAGATGCCCTACCGTGACGACCTGGCCCATGAAGCGCTTGTTCCGTCCCTGATCGCGTCGGTCGTTTCCTACGTGACACTCGGCGCATTCCTTGGCTCGGCTCCTTTGTTCGACTTCCCTCGCGCAGTCAATTACCACCGCAACGACCTCTACTGGAGCGCCTTGCTCGGACTGCTCGTCGGCCTTGTCGCGATGGCATTCGTGGTGACCTTCCGCAGGGTCCGCATCTTCTTCGTGAACTGGAACGTTCCCCACTGGTCGAAGCTGGCGCTCGGCGGTTTGCTCACTGGCCTCTGCGGCGTTCTGTTCCTTCACATCTACGGGGGTTCGCTTGTTCCCATCGGGCCCAACTACGAAGCCGTCGGAGACATCCTCAACAGAACACACAGCAGCTCTCAACTCCTGGCCTTCAGCGGATTCAAGCTCACCGCAACCATCGCCACGCTCGCATCCGGCGGCGTAAGTGCAATGTTCGTTCCGCTGTTCCTCACCGGAGGTGCGCTGGGCACGGCGTTCGCGCAGTCCATCGTGCACAGCCCGGCGCTTGAACTTTACGCCGCGGTCGGCATGGCTTCGTTCATCTCCGCCGGATACAAAACGCCACTCGCAGCAGTCGTCTTCGTCGCAGAAGCGACGGGAGGCCATGCCTTCATCATTCCTGCGCTCATCGGCGCTGCTGTCGCGTACGCAGTCTCGGGTGACGCTTCCGCATCAGGTGACCAGCGCCTGCACGAAACCACGAAGGCGTCTCCGCTGCGTTACATCCCTGTGAGTGAGATCATGCAGCAGCACGTTATCTCGGCGCCCGCGGATCTAACTATCGGCGAGTTCGTCAAGATGCTCTCGCCGGATGTACAGCACGAGGCCTTCCCGGTCATTGAAGATAAGAAGCTGCTGGGCACAGTCAACCCTCTCTGCATCACGCGCATTGCGCCGGACCAATGGATGCATACGGCGCTGCGCGAGGTAGTCGATCAGCGCGTCGGCACCATCACCCCGGACACCGACGTGATGGAGGCCCTTCGATTGCTCACCGCCGAGCACAGGCGGCCGATGCTTCTTGTTGTCGCGTCAGGCGGCGAAATCAAGGGTATCGTTACCAAGACTGACATCCTTCAGGTCTTGAACGATCAGGAAGCCACATCACACCATAAGGACCACGCAGTCCGTTCCAGTTCCGAGGAGAGTTCACCTGAACTAATTTGA
- a CDS encoding chloride channel protein, whose translation MAEFPIPGIPAIPEKQSSKKGQFGVALEPEIIKICGYALLVGVVAGFVAEGLLELIQLFTNIFFYGKFSFAYSNPAHNHLGLWVILIPPIGGLLVGIMIHFWEPTLKGHGIPEAMESVLFGHSRMRLRVALLKPLATAFAIGTGGPFGAEGPIIQTGAALGSLFGQAVGLTPYYRRVLLASGAAAGMAATFTAPMAGILVAIELLLFELRARSFIPVALAASIATGVRIHFAGWAPLFPTPMFRLTGMNELWLFALLGVLMGGVGIIMIRVLSWLEDFFDELPIKNPLIWSPVIGALLLGVIGYFYPQVLGTSYDTIRDMLNDRMTMSSLTGVSIAKFWALVLSLGSGTTGGVFAPSLVVGGGLGASFAILFKHIAPHLVSDPAFYALAAMGGVFGGIARAPLTSIVFLFELSHNPNAILPLIVCVMISDATVRLCSRESIMTVKLVKRGLIILQDYSVPVLMRARIDQVMRKEFSLLHANDELRTVLETFVPGHLSLIPVVDADGGLVGIVEPHDLLRTEPPDHHFTMRELARQDFVLAYTGEPVDRIHREMMLKNTENVVVVEPDDRRKPVGVARANDILQLRRWLLEEETGDASVKIAEP comes from the coding sequence ATGGCCGAGTTTCCGATTCCTGGAATTCCTGCAATCCCAGAGAAGCAGTCCAGCAAGAAGGGGCAGTTCGGCGTAGCTCTCGAACCAGAGATCATAAAAATCTGCGGTTATGCGCTGCTTGTAGGTGTGGTGGCCGGTTTCGTCGCTGAAGGCTTACTCGAACTCATTCAGCTCTTCACGAATATCTTTTTCTACGGGAAATTCTCCTTCGCGTACAGCAATCCTGCACACAACCACCTCGGGTTATGGGTCATCCTTATTCCGCCGATTGGCGGTCTGCTGGTCGGCATCATGATTCATTTCTGGGAGCCAACCCTCAAGGGTCACGGCATTCCTGAAGCGATGGAATCGGTTCTGTTCGGACACAGCCGCATGCGGCTTCGAGTCGCTCTACTGAAGCCGCTGGCGACTGCATTCGCGATCGGAACCGGCGGCCCGTTCGGCGCCGAAGGCCCAATCATCCAGACGGGTGCCGCGCTCGGTTCTCTCTTCGGCCAGGCCGTCGGGCTCACGCCGTACTATCGCCGCGTCCTGCTCGCCTCCGGCGCGGCAGCCGGAATGGCCGCGACATTTACCGCTCCCATGGCCGGCATTCTCGTGGCCATCGAGCTTCTGCTCTTCGAGCTGCGCGCACGTTCCTTCATTCCTGTTGCGCTGGCCGCGTCCATCGCCACCGGCGTGCGCATTCACTTCGCCGGTTGGGCACCGCTCTTTCCCACGCCGATGTTCCGCCTCACGGGTATGAACGAGCTCTGGCTCTTCGCGCTTCTCGGCGTGCTCATGGGCGGCGTCGGCATCATCATGATTCGAGTGCTCTCCTGGCTCGAAGACTTCTTCGACGAACTGCCGATCAAAAATCCGCTCATCTGGTCTCCCGTCATTGGAGCATTGCTGCTCGGAGTCATCGGCTACTTCTACCCGCAGGTGCTCGGAACCAGCTACGACACCATCCGCGATATGCTCAACGACCGCATGACCATGTCGAGCCTCACGGGCGTCTCCATCGCGAAATTCTGGGCGCTTGTCCTGTCGCTTGGATCAGGAACCACAGGCGGCGTCTTCGCTCCATCGCTCGTCGTCGGCGGGGGCCTTGGCGCGTCCTTCGCAATCTTGTTCAAGCACATCGCACCCCATCTGGTCAGCGACCCCGCGTTCTACGCCCTCGCCGCGATGGGTGGAGTCTTCGGCGGAATTGCGCGCGCTCCACTCACCAGCATCGTCTTCCTGTTCGAGTTGAGCCACAACCCGAACGCAATTCTGCCGCTCATCGTCTGCGTCATGATCTCCGACGCCACGGTACGCCTCTGCAGCCGCGAATCCATCATGACCGTGAAACTCGTCAAGCGCGGGCTCATCATCCTGCAGGACTACTCCGTGCCCGTTCTCATGCGTGCACGAATTGATCAGGTGATGAGGAAAGAGTTCAGCCTGCTCCACGCAAATGACGAGCTCAGGACCGTACTCGAGACCTTTGTACCCGGCCACCTCAGCCTGATCCCAGTCGTCGACGCTGACGGCGGATTGGTTGGGATCGTCGAGCCGCATGATCTCTTACGCACCGAACCGCCGGACCACCACTTCACCATGCGAGAACTGGCGCGCCAGGACTTCGTGCTCGCCTATACCGGGGAGCCGGTCGACCGCATCCATCGCGAGATGATGCTGAAGAATACGGAGAACGTCGTCGTAGTCGAGCCCGACGACCGGCGCAAACCGGTCGGGGTTGCACGCGCCAACGACATTCTGCAGTTGCGCCGCTGGCTGCTCGAAGAAGAAACCGGCGACGCCAGTGTGAAGATCGCCGAACCATGA
- a CDS encoding MFS transporter: MRAAARLGHSGYGRLMLLVAGLGGLLYGIDVGIIGGALPYLEATSGLSRGQISIIVAAVLLGSVFSTLFAGVLADWMGRKPLMLLSGVAFSVSVPIIALSRGFGPLFLGRLLQGMSGGFVGVVVPLYLAECLSAKVRGKGTGIFQWLLTLGIFVAALIGIYTSYHVAAIAKTASADALFHVKDNAWRSIFWMSLPPGLFFIFAACFISESPRWLFLRGRVEAARAALERSRTPEQAAIEMEEMEQIAAKGKAGVAYKDPLLSRRYVIPFLLACVILVCNTATGINSVIGYNVDILIQSGLSDVLAHWGYVVFTFVNFLMTVVGLQLVDRKGRRFLLVTGTSGVIVALLAVGTLFLRTEKQRYDARDAVQSVVTNGDALNVKFDKAEAERLGAPVANGQQSLAIIYSYGDFISSTKPVLLGDAEPAAIDRAEAIPSTKVAAFFQNPFANLDAARTAPLRIEHAYITPVPSTTNGWIVALCLYLFVGFFAMGPGVCVWLALSELMPTRIRSNGMSIALVLNQMVSTTLAAIFLPVVGRFGYSTMFYLFAAFTVVYLVTAAFFLPETKGKTLEEIEAIFSSRGQREASSVTS, from the coding sequence ATGAGGGCTGCAGCTCGCCTGGGCCACAGTGGATACGGCAGGTTGATGTTACTCGTGGCGGGGCTCGGGGGCCTGCTGTACGGGATTGACGTGGGCATTATCGGCGGGGCGCTTCCTTATCTGGAAGCCACGTCCGGCCTGAGCCGTGGACAGATCTCGATAATTGTGGCGGCGGTGCTGCTGGGCAGCGTGTTCTCTACGCTGTTTGCCGGAGTGCTTGCGGACTGGATGGGGCGCAAGCCGCTGATGCTGCTGAGCGGTGTTGCCTTCTCGGTGAGCGTGCCCATCATTGCGCTGTCGCGGGGCTTCGGGCCGCTGTTTCTGGGGCGGCTGCTGCAAGGCATGAGCGGTGGCTTTGTAGGCGTCGTCGTGCCGCTGTATCTGGCGGAGTGCTTATCGGCGAAGGTGCGAGGCAAGGGAACCGGCATCTTTCAATGGCTGCTGACGCTCGGGATTTTTGTGGCTGCGCTGATCGGGATTTACACGAGCTACCATGTGGCGGCGATTGCGAAGACTGCCTCCGCGGATGCGCTGTTTCACGTAAAGGACAACGCATGGCGCAGCATCTTCTGGATGTCGTTGCCGCCGGGGCTGTTCTTTATTTTCGCTGCGTGCTTTATCTCGGAGTCTCCGAGATGGCTGTTTCTGCGTGGCCGCGTCGAAGCTGCGCGGGCGGCGCTGGAGCGCTCGCGAACACCGGAACAGGCTGCTATCGAGATGGAGGAGATGGAGCAGATCGCGGCGAAGGGCAAGGCCGGAGTTGCTTATAAAGACCCGCTGCTGAGCCGGCGATATGTGATTCCGTTTCTACTGGCGTGCGTGATTCTGGTGTGCAACACGGCGACGGGGATTAACTCTGTCATTGGATACAACGTGGACATTTTGATCCAGAGCGGGCTAAGCGATGTGCTGGCGCACTGGGGTTATGTGGTGTTCACGTTCGTGAATTTCCTGATGACGGTTGTGGGACTGCAGCTTGTCGACAGGAAAGGGCGCAGGTTTCTGCTCGTCACGGGAACGTCAGGGGTGATTGTGGCGTTGCTTGCGGTGGGGACTCTGTTCCTGCGCACGGAGAAACAGCGCTATGACGCGCGCGACGCGGTGCAGAGCGTGGTGACGAATGGGGACGCGCTGAACGTGAAGTTCGACAAGGCGGAGGCGGAGCGGCTGGGCGCGCCAGTGGCGAATGGACAGCAATCGCTGGCCATCATCTATTCGTACGGGGATTTTATTTCGAGTACGAAGCCTGTTCTTCTAGGCGACGCGGAACCGGCGGCGATCGATCGTGCGGAAGCGATTCCTTCGACGAAGGTTGCGGCCTTCTTTCAGAACCCATTTGCGAATCTTGATGCGGCGCGCACGGCTCCGTTAAGAATCGAGCACGCGTACATCACTCCTGTGCCGAGTACAACGAATGGCTGGATCGTGGCGCTCTGCCTGTATCTCTTTGTGGGATTTTTCGCGATGGGACCGGGGGTTTGTGTCTGGCTCGCGCTGAGTGAACTGATGCCCACGCGGATCCGATCGAATGGTATGAGCATTGCGCTGGTGCTGAACCAGATGGTTTCCACGACACTGGCGGCGATCTTTCTGCCGGTTGTGGGGAGATTCGGCTATTCGACGATGTTCTACCTGTTTGCGGCGTTCACGGTCGTGTACCTGGTGACGGCTGCGTTCTTCCTGCCGGAGACAAAGGGCAAGACGCTGGAAGAGATCGAGGCCATCTTCAGCAGCAGGGGACAGCGCGAAGCGTCGTCGGTTACTTCTTAG
- a CDS encoding glycoside hydrolase family 88 protein: MSLITRRRFSASVLLSATAAVAPRLANGEAAPQQSSSASALMTSTDMKSWPEGYDPSELGTKVAEHFVTSPHFHPDRIVYPEVCAWWGSLELARVTNNTELIKKLQSRFEPLFSSEASLLPPEGKHVDYSMFGSLPLELYILTKDKRYLDLGLRYADAQWAKPDAQGLTDETRFWIDDMWMITIVQVQAFRATGDHKYLDRAAMEMAAYLDKLQQPNGLFFHAPDVPFFWGRGNGWFAAGMTEILRDLPQQHPQRERIEQGYHLMMAALLKYQPAAGAWRQLIDHEESWPESSGTGMFAYALTSGVRTGRLKVSEYGSAAHRSWIALAGYVDQNNDVTSVCEGTNKKNDLDYYLLRKRRTGDFHGQAPLLWTAAALLRPA; this comes from the coding sequence ATGAGTTTGATTACGCGGAGAAGATTTAGCGCATCGGTGCTGCTGTCGGCGACTGCCGCTGTGGCGCCTCGACTTGCCAACGGTGAGGCCGCGCCGCAACAGAGCTCGAGTGCTTCTGCACTGATGACGTCGACGGACATGAAGAGCTGGCCGGAGGGTTACGATCCGAGCGAGCTCGGCACGAAGGTGGCTGAGCACTTTGTCACGTCACCACACTTTCATCCGGATCGCATCGTCTATCCGGAGGTCTGCGCCTGGTGGGGGTCGCTTGAGCTCGCGCGGGTTACCAACAACACGGAGCTGATCAAAAAGCTGCAGTCGCGGTTCGAGCCGTTGTTCAGCTCGGAAGCGTCGCTGCTTCCGCCTGAAGGAAAGCACGTCGACTATTCGATGTTTGGATCGCTGCCGCTGGAGCTTTATATCCTGACGAAGGACAAACGGTATCTCGACCTTGGTTTGCGCTACGCCGATGCACAGTGGGCGAAGCCTGACGCCCAGGGTCTGACGGATGAGACACGGTTCTGGATCGATGACATGTGGATGATCACGATCGTGCAGGTGCAGGCGTTCCGCGCGACTGGCGATCATAAGTATCTGGATCGTGCAGCTATGGAGATGGCGGCGTATCTGGACAAGCTGCAGCAGCCGAACGGGCTTTTCTTCCATGCTCCGGATGTGCCGTTCTTCTGGGGCCGTGGCAACGGCTGGTTTGCCGCAGGGATGACAGAGATTCTGCGCGATCTTCCGCAGCAGCATCCGCAGCGCGAGCGAATTGAACAAGGCTATCACCTGATGATGGCTGCACTGCTGAAGTACCAGCCTGCTGCGGGAGCGTGGCGGCAGCTTATCGACCATGAGGAGTCATGGCCGGAGAGCTCGGGGACCGGCATGTTCGCGTACGCTCTGACCTCGGGCGTGCGCACCGGCCGGCTGAAGGTTTCGGAGTACGGCTCTGCGGCTCACCGCTCGTGGATTGCGCTGGCGGGTTATGTGGATCAAAACAACGATGTGACCAGCGTGTGCGAGGGAACGAACAAGAAGAACGATCTGGATTACTATCTTCTGCGCAAGCGGCGCACCGGTGACTTCCACGGGCAGGCGCCGTTGCTGTGGACGGCGGCGGCGTTGCTGCGGCCGGCGTAA
- a CDS encoding L-rhamnose mutarotase → MRRYCQLIRLLPEHRVEYIEYHRRVWPTVLATIDACNIRNYSIFLYNDLLVAYFEYYGDDYEADMRKMAADPETQRWWKITDAMQEVLPEAGPGDKWLQIPEVFHFEGSPTGGNA, encoded by the coding sequence ATGCGCCGTTACTGTCAGCTAATTCGTCTGCTGCCTGAACACCGGGTGGAGTACATCGAGTATCACCGCAGGGTGTGGCCGACCGTGCTTGCAACGATCGATGCCTGCAACATCCGTAACTACTCGATATTTCTGTATAACGATCTGCTCGTCGCGTACTTCGAATATTATGGCGACGACTATGAGGCGGACATGCGGAAGATGGCTGCCGACCCCGAGACGCAACGATGGTGGAAGATCACGGATGCGATGCAGGAGGTTCTGCCTGAGGCAGGGCCTGGTGACAAATGGCTACAGATACCTGAGGTCTTTCATTTTGAAGGCTCTCCCACTGGAGGAAATGCATGA